The following DNA comes from Adhaeribacter pallidiroseus.
GCTTGGAGAATGGCTCCTGGACCGAGTATGTTTCCCGGGTTTTAGAAGCCAGCCAAGTGGGTCCCTGGAACCGGGTCTATTATGATCTCACCATTGAAACCAAAGATACTTTCTCCTTAACGGATTTAGTGGACGAAGAACACTTTTACGCGTTCATGGCCGCGCATAACTGGCCCCCGGGCGTCCCGCGACGCGAAAGCTAGTTCCCGCTTCCGCCAGGACAACCAGGGAGAGGAGTTCGTAGGATCCGGTTTGTTTCGGCGAACTCCTCCCCCTCCTCCCCTTTCGGATATCCGCTTTTTTTAAGCGGGCCCTTGTGCCCGCTCCGCCGCGCGTGTCGGGGGTTTAAAGGGGATTTCGGCTGATTTTATTAGTATTCTATCTGCAACGATGGCATTATCAAGTACTTACCTGTTTACTCCCGGAAAGAGGACTGCTGAATACTACTGCTATCCGATTGTTCTGGCGCTACGAGCCGCTAATTGCTCTTAAAAAGTAGCGCTTTGGCCCGAGAAACCCTTTCTGCCCCGGGCTCTTACCGTACCAGCAGGCCCCCAGCCAGCCCCTAATCGGCCGCCCTCGCCGCCCTTACCCTGGTAAAAATCTTCGCAATGGTAACAACCGGGGGGCGGAAGGAACCTAGGCCAAACCAGGTAAATTACCGCGGAGGCCGAACGGTTCTGGCCGCCTTTTCTTGGATCAGGCGCCTCAGATAGCCGCTTTCGGGTAGGCGCAATTGTGCCCCGAGCGTAGCGCGGGACGTGGTGTTTAGCGGGAAGAATCCCGCTTTTTTGCATACTCTTTCTTTATTATGCTCATTATCAGCAACTTACATGTTTACCCCCGGAAATACACCCCTTAAATGTCAACATTTCCGTTGACATTGGCGATAATTGCTAGCTTTTTACTGCGCCATTGGGTCCATTTGAGGCTAAATTGCTCCTTATTTCTAATCTTTGGTGGTTATTTTTCGCGAGACAATACCTTCTCTCCTGCCCCATTTCGCCGCGCTTTGTCTGCGGACTCGCATCCGTAAATCTTGGAAATTGTAACCAGCTTTGCGGCATTCCTTCGCCCACCATTAAAGACGACGGCGAACGGTCAGGGCTGCTCAGATATCCCTTGTTTGGGTGAGTGCAATTGTACCCCTAACTTAGCGCGGGACGGGGTCTGGAGCGGGAAGCATTCCGCATTTTTTGCTATTCTCTTTAATACACTGTTTATCAACCATTTACTGCTTTGCACTTGGAAATACCGCTCGTAAAATCATCCCTATTGGTATGGTTTGGCGACCAGGGCCCCCGATTTACCGCGCCATCAGGTCCGTTGGCGGCAAAATAGCCCCGGATTTTGGATGGCTACTGGTTGTTTTTCGCGCGCTAATACCCCCTCTCCTCCCCCTTTTAGCCACGCTTCGCCCAGATGTAAAAATCTTCGTAATGGTAACAGGCGCCTCGGGCATTCGCCGCTCCCCTGGGGAGCTACTTCGAACCACCCGGATTAGGCCGATAGGCGCTTAGGGAGGCGGTGCCAGGGACCCTGTTTCTAGCCGGAATTTAGACTGCAACGTTGGGGTGATTACGTCCCATAGCCCTTTTTCGGTTGTAGAGTGGGCTCTAAAGCTGCTTCGCCCATAAAGGCGAACGCCGGATGGGGATCCCGGAGTTAAGTAAAAATCTTAGTAATGGAAACCACTCGTACTGGCGGGTCCGCACCGGGAACGGATCTTGAGGGAGCCCGGCTTTTAACCAATTAAATCGTATTGCCACCAGGTGTTGTACTTGATATTGAGCGCCGGTTGCCAGGCTTTAATGCTGCGCTTTTCGTAGCGTAAAGCTTCGGCTTTGGTGGCAAATTCTTTTATATAAACTTTCGTTTGGGGCGTGATTTTGCGGCGGTGTTTCACCATGCGTCCGTAGAAGGATCCGGTGCAGCCAATGTAGCGGGGCGAGAAGTCGGGCGAGTGGGGATCGCCTTCAAAGATGAAGTAAACGAGATAAGTACGGCTGAGCATTCGCCCCTTTTTGAGTAAATTCTGGCGGGTATATTGCCGCATTTCCAAGTGGAAAGCATACCAATCATAAAGTCTTAATTTAGATAAAGTGATCATCTATTTTTCTGTTATTGTGATTAATATGACTGATATAAAGGTAAGGTTTTTCATGAAATATATGAATAAAATTTATTAGTTATTATTCGTGAAATGCAATCATTATATTAATTAAAATTAATTAATGAAACTAATGATATAAATTACACTATGGAAGTACATAAGATTATTTTATTTCATGATAATGTCTACTTTTATGTTTAATATTACTAATATATTTCATATACTTCATGAAAATCATTTATGAAAGTTATTTCATTTTCAAATTTTAAAGGTGGTGTTGGGAAAAGCAGTTCAAGTTTATGTGTTGCTTATAGTCTTGTAAATAGAGGTTATAGGGTTCTGCTAATTGACGCAGATTCACAGGCTAATCTTTCTTTATCCTTAGGTTTGGATAAAAACAGTGATTTGCATATAGGAAATTTTATACTGGGAGAGAAGTCTTTTGACCAAGTAGCAAAAAAAATTAATTCTTTGTTACAAATTATACCTTCTTCCTTGAAGGTACAGGTATATGAAAAAATGCTTTCGGCTGAAAATGAATATCAATATTTTCTAAAAGAGAGATTAGAAGATATAAGCAGCTTTGATTATTTAATAATTGATACACCTCCAGCTCTAAATTCCTTCACTTTTGCTTCACTTGTAGCTACCGATTACTTATTTATACCAGCACAGCCAGAAATATTTGGCGTTGAAGGACTTACTACCATCTTGGATACAGTGGAGAGATTAAAGAAAAGGAGTAACAAAAATTTGAGAATTGGAGGAATATTCTTTACAAAATATGCTAAATCTTACCGTAAACGAATTCATCATGATTTAGTAGATGGTTTAAAAGAAAACTATGGTAATCTAATAATGAATACTACAATAAGAGATAATGTAAGTATTGCAGAAAGCCAAGCCCTAAAAGAATCTATTTATAACTATGCTCCTCAAAGTAATGGTGCTAAAGATTATGATGAATTAACAAGTGAAATATTAAAACGGATAAATTAATATGGCTGAAGGAAAGAAAAGTAAGAGTTTCGCTGGATTAGTTAAGCCAACCCATGCTTTATCTAATTTTGATAAAGAAATGGTTGGAATGGATGAAGCAAATGTAACTCACGAAAAAAATGATATTCATGAAATGAAAGTAGAAAATGAATTAACACCTTTTTCGACTCGTATTTCTAAAGGCACATATGCGAAAGTAAGACAGTATGAGTATTGGGAGAGGGCAACTATCACTGAAATCGTAGAACTGGCTTTAATTAGATTCCTAGAAGATAAAGAATCGGCTATAAGACCTCTTCCTGAAAAGGAGCTTAAAAGATTGGAAGATCTTTCTAGAAAGAAGAAAAAAGGCAGTAAAAAATAATTAAAATTTGTGGTATACGCATAAGAAAAGTTTGCACACTAATAATCTAACTTTAAACGCGTGATTGAGCATGAACAGAGAAAACTGACGAAACTTTATAATAACAGTATTAATTAGGAACAATAAGAGTATAATTTCGTCAGTTTTCTCTGTTCATCAAAGTAAAACTCCTTCTTCAAACCTCAACTTCGTCATTATTCTCTGTTTAATCGTCAAAAAACTCTGTGGAAATCGTCATTATTCTCTGTTTAATCGTCAAAAAACTCTGTGGAAACGTCATTATTCTCTGTGGAACTAAATATAACTATTTATTAATCAAATATTTATGCATTTATAAATACCTTTAAACACTTTAAAATAAAAAAGTTAAATACTTTAAAACCATTTTCATTTTTGAACAGAGTTTTTTGACGATTTCAAATAAAAGACTACAATAATTAAATTCGAATAAATAGTAAAATAAAGAAAATAAGAACAGAGAAAAATGACGTCTTAAAAGAAGCAGAATAAAAATTTTATTTCTCTGTTCCTAGAAAAATGTTATTTTGCAAATAACTTCAGTAATATGACAATGGAACATTCAACTGCTTTAAAGTCAACTAAAAAAGTAAAGAGTTCAGGGACTATTGCACAAGGTAATTTTCTTGTTCGATCATATTTAACGTTTGGAGCAATAGAAGCTAAAATATTTACATTACTGCTAGCTGGAATTGACAAAGAAGATAAGAATCTAAAAAGAATTGAATTTCCTATGTCATTGATTACTAATTATAAAGGTGGAAGTGCCTATGAAGCTATTCATGAAGCTTGTATGCAGCTTATGGCTAAAAAAATTAATGCCCATCCGGAAGATTCCAAAAGGAAAAAAGGCTTTCATTATTACCAAGTAGTAATTGACTGCGGATTAGATTTAGGAAAAGGTATTATTTCCGGCCAATTCCACCCTGATGTTGAAAAATATCTCATAGATCTAAAGAAAAACTATACAATTAGTGAAATAGAAGAATTACTAAAATTAAAATCTGGCTATTCTCACCGTTTATTTTGGTATCTCAAATCATATGAAAACATTAAATCCAAGTACCGGAGAGAGCCTTTTGAAGAATTTAAAAATATAATGTTGGGAGAAACTCCAGAAACGTCATATCAAAATTCCGATTTTAGAAGGTTTGTTTTAGAACCTTCTTTTAAAGAAGTAGTTAGATCCAATGCCTTCAAAGATTTTAATGGTGAACCAACGGTTCGTTATACTTTAGAAAGAAAAGGGAGAATTGTCACTCATATACGGTTTGATTTCTCCAAACAAGCTCAATTAAGTTTATTTGATAAATTAGAGCATGGTTCCACAACTACCAATACCCTTCTAAGATCAGAGCCGGAAATAAGCATCTTATTACCAGATAAATTAAGACGACCTTTTGAGCGTTTAGTAGAGTATGGCTTAACTGAGCAACAAGCCAAAGTTGTGATAGAGAAAGTACCTATTGTTGAGTTAAATAAGGTACTCTATAAACTAAACAATGATATAATTGTAGATAAAATGCATCTAAAGCTAAATCGTACCGCTG
Coding sequences within:
- a CDS encoding GIY-YIG nuclease family protein, with translation MITLSKLRLYDWYAFHLEMRQYTRQNLLKKGRMLSRTYLVYFIFEGDPHSPDFSPRYIGCTGSFYGRMVKHRRKITPQTKVYIKEFATKAEALRYEKRSIKAWQPALNIKYNTWWQYDLIG
- a CDS encoding ParA family protein produces the protein MKVISFSNFKGGVGKSSSSLCVAYSLVNRGYRVLLIDADSQANLSLSLGLDKNSDLHIGNFILGEKSFDQVAKKINSLLQIIPSSLKVQVYEKMLSAENEYQYFLKERLEDISSFDYLIIDTPPALNSFTFASLVATDYLFIPAQPEIFGVEGLTTILDTVERLKKRSNKNLRIGGIFFTKYAKSYRKRIHHDLVDGLKENYGNLIMNTTIRDNVSIAESQALKESIYNYAPQSNGAKDYDELTSEILKRIN
- a CDS encoding replication initiation protein, encoding MTMEHSTALKSTKKVKSSGTIAQGNFLVRSYLTFGAIEAKIFTLLLAGIDKEDKNLKRIEFPMSLITNYKGGSAYEAIHEACMQLMAKKINAHPEDSKRKKGFHYYQVVIDCGLDLGKGIISGQFHPDVEKYLIDLKKNYTISEIEELLKLKSGYSHRLFWYLKSYENIKSKYRREPFEEFKNIMLGETPETSYQNSDFRRFVLEPSFKEVVRSNAFKDFNGEPTVRYTLERKGRIVTHIRFDFSKQAQLSLFDKLEHGSTTTNTLLRSEPEISILLPDKLRRPFERLVEYGLTEQQAKVVIEKVPIVELNKVLYKLNNDIIVDKMHLKLNRTAGIHSVMVLKEKFSVKYKLWLSQ